From a single Nitrospirota bacterium genomic region:
- a CDS encoding glutamine--tRNA ligase/YqeY domain fusion protein has translation MELPKPDKKIQEQEAAPGPAPAPNFIRALIEQDTSTGKYGGRLMTRFPPEPNGYLHIGHAKSICLNFGLAAEFGGLCNFRFDDTNPSKEEVEYVESIQEDVHWLGFDWGDRLYYASDYFERLYDHAVQLIKAGRAYVCDLTAEQIREYRGTLTAPGRESPCRNRTVEENLDLFGRMRNGEFEDGSRTLRAKIDMASGNINMRDPVMYRIKKEHHHRTGDRWCIYPMYDWAHGLSDSYEGVTHSLCTMEYEDHRPLYDWFLDELKVYHPQQIEFARLNLSHTVLSKRKLLKLVNEGYVEGWTDPRMPTLAGMRRRGFTPAAIRNFCERIGVGKKESLVDRALLEFCVREDLNKRAPRVMGVLRPLKVVIDNYPEGQVEHLDAVNNPEDPAAGTRKAPFSRELYIEREDFMEDPPKQFFRLAPGREVRLRYAYFITCRSVEKDADGEVVALHCTYDPATRGGDAPDGRKVKATLHWVSAPHAVESEVRLYDTLFTRENPNDTEEGKDFTDYLNPRSLEVLTSARLEPSLKEAKPGDTFQFERLGYFCVDPVDSAAGRPVFNRTVTLKDEWAKLQKAGQKPGSKMERK, from the coding sequence ATGGAACTGCCGAAACCGGATAAAAAGATACAGGAACAGGAGGCTGCCCCCGGCCCTGCGCCGGCGCCGAATTTCATTCGGGCCCTTATCGAACAGGATACGAGTACGGGAAAATACGGCGGGCGGCTGATGACCCGCTTCCCCCCGGAGCCGAACGGCTATCTGCATATCGGGCATGCCAAGTCCATATGCCTCAATTTCGGCCTTGCCGCAGAATTCGGCGGCCTCTGCAACTTCCGTTTCGACGACACCAACCCGAGCAAAGAGGAGGTGGAGTATGTCGAGTCGATACAGGAGGACGTGCATTGGCTCGGCTTCGATTGGGGTGACCGGCTCTACTATGCGTCGGACTATTTCGAGCGTCTCTACGACCATGCCGTACAGCTTATCAAGGCGGGCAGAGCGTACGTCTGCGACCTTACGGCGGAGCAGATCCGGGAGTACCGCGGCACTCTCACCGCCCCCGGCAGGGAGAGCCCTTGCCGGAACCGCACGGTGGAGGAGAACCTCGACCTCTTCGGGCGCATGCGGAACGGGGAGTTCGAGGACGGTTCCCGCACGCTCAGGGCAAAGATCGATATGGCCTCGGGCAATATCAATATGCGCGACCCGGTCATGTACCGCATCAAGAAGGAGCACCACCACCGCACCGGCGACCGGTGGTGCATCTATCCCATGTACGACTGGGCGCACGGCCTGTCGGACTCGTACGAGGGCGTTACGCACTCGCTCTGCACGATGGAGTACGAGGATCACCGGCCGCTCTATGACTGGTTCCTCGATGAGCTGAAGGTGTACCACCCGCAGCAGATCGAGTTCGCCCGTCTCAATCTCAGCCATACCGTGCTGAGCAAGCGGAAGCTGCTGAAGCTCGTGAACGAGGGATATGTGGAGGGCTGGACCGATCCCCGGATGCCGACCCTGGCGGGCATGCGTCGGCGCGGCTTCACGCCTGCGGCTATCAGGAACTTCTGCGAGCGCATCGGCGTGGGCAAGAAGGAGAGCCTCGTCGATAGGGCGCTCCTCGAGTTCTGCGTCAGGGAGGACCTGAATAAACGGGCGCCCCGGGTGATGGGTGTCCTCAGGCCGCTCAAGGTGGTGATCGACAACTACCCCGAGGGGCAGGTGGAGCATCTCGATGCGGTGAATAACCCCGAGGACCCCGCTGCAGGGACACGGAAGGCGCCGTTCTCGAGGGAGCTCTACATAGAGAGAGAGGACTTCATGGAAGACCCGCCGAAACAGTTCTTCCGCCTCGCACCGGGCCGCGAGGTGCGGCTGCGCTACGCCTACTTCATCACCTGCCGGAGCGTGGAGAAGGACGCCGACGGCGAGGTCGTAGCGCTGCACTGCACGTACGACCCCGCAACCCGTGGCGGCGACGCGCCCGACGGCCGCAAGGTCAAGGCAACGCTCCACTGGGTCTCGGCCCCCCACGCGGTCGAGTCGGAAGTGCGGCTCTACGATACCCTCTTCACGAGAGAGAATCCGAACGACACGGAAGAGGGCAAGGACTTCACCGACTACCTCAATCCCCGGTCCCTCGAAGTCCTCACGTCGGCGCGGCTCGAACCGAGCCTCAAGGAAGCGAAGCCGGGCGACACGTTCCAGTTCGAGCGTCTGGGCTATTTCTGTGTGGATCCGGTCGATTCCGCTGCCGGGCGGCCGGTCTTCAACCGTACCGTTACCCTGAAAGACGAGTGGGCAAAGCTCCAGAAGGCGGGCCAGAAGCCGGGTTCAAAGATGGAAAGGAAGTAA
- a CDS encoding PA2779 family protein, whose translation MGPFMKTVAWYLVVAMFVIGIAPRVDAAFSPSPAMLHQIDRNADLQKIQGVLETKMVQERLAQMGYTPEEIRARLAQLSDQQMHELALNLDQLQVGGDFWSVVVVLIIIAAVVWAVLYLTGHKVLVK comes from the coding sequence ATGGGTCCCTTCATGAAAACGGTTGCATGGTACCTTGTGGTCGCGATGTTCGTCATTGGCATAGCCCCCCGGGTCGACGCCGCCTTTTCGCCGTCGCCGGCGATGCTGCACCAGATCGACAGGAATGCCGATCTCCAGAAGATCCAGGGCGTACTCGAGACCAAGATGGTACAGGAGCGGCTCGCGCAGATGGGGTACACCCCTGAGGAGATCCGGGCGCGCCTGGCGCAGCTCAGCGACCAGCAGATGCACGAGCTCGCCCTCAATCTGGATCAGCTGCAGGTGGGAGGTGATTTCTGGAGCGTTGTCGTGGTGCTCATCATCATCGCGGCAGTCGTCTGGGCAGTCCTCTACCTGACAGGGCACAAGGTCCTGGTGAAGTAG
- a CDS encoding RNA ligase partner protein has protein sequence MAPARHNSNTEEQQGGSAGEGKSRKKSSASTRRRASARTPLKVVLDTSLFVNPDARTTLGRTPTEALETFLFLAAQIHILDFYMPPSIFEELMHFVERDRISGDLLVVLHQKPPKKHELTCPGFLLYELIEDMRDRVNKGLRLAEKAVRAAEHKKPDEIIQDLRKKYREALREGIIDSKEDVDLLLLAMELDALLVSADQGLVRWAEKLGIRWLFPEKFREYLMSAIKRTKLLSPHEGA, from the coding sequence ATGGCACCTGCAAGGCATAACAGCAACACTGAGGAGCAGCAGGGCGGAAGCGCGGGAGAGGGAAAGAGCAGGAAGAAGTCTTCGGCATCGACCCGCCGGCGGGCGTCGGCGCGCACCCCGTTAAAGGTGGTCCTGGACACGAGCCTCTTCGTGAATCCCGATGCGAGGACGACCCTGGGAAGGACGCCGACAGAGGCGCTCGAGACCTTTCTCTTCCTTGCCGCCCAGATCCACATCCTCGACTTCTATATGCCGCCCTCGATCTTCGAGGAGCTCATGCATTTTGTCGAGCGGGACAGGATATCCGGCGACCTGCTCGTCGTGCTCCACCAGAAGCCGCCCAAGAAGCATGAGCTCACCTGTCCCGGGTTTCTCCTGTACGAGCTGATCGAGGATATGCGGGACCGGGTCAACAAGGGGCTGCGCCTCGCCGAAAAGGCGGTCAGAGCCGCGGAGCACAAGAAGCCCGACGAGATCATCCAGGACCTGCGCAAGAAATACCGCGAGGCGCTCCGCGAGGGTATTATCGACAGCAAGGAGGATGTGGATCTCCTGCTCCTCGCCATGGAGCTCGACGCCTTGCTCGTCTCCGCCGACCAGGGGCTCGTACGGTGGGCGGAAAAGCTTGGCATTCGGTGGCTCTTTCCCGAGAAGTTCAGGGAGTACCTGATGAGCGCCATCAAGAGGACCAAACTTCTTTCCCCGCACGAAGGAGCATGA